The region CGCGCGGAGCGAAGATAGAAATTTTAATGATTTTTGGCTAGTATTTGTGACTTAGGGAATTGCTATATTACCCCCGAAATTTCTTGGGAAAATAGGAGAACATCCATGAAACAAGCCTTTATTGCAGCTGTCGCTGCATCTGTATTCTTATTTGCCGCCTGTAGCAATAGCGATTCGTTAAATGCAGAGCCGGAATCCCTGTCAGAAGAACCGTTGATCGAACCGGAAGAGGAACCGGAAGATGAACCGGAACAGGGACCCACGCGTGTGCTTGATACCATGGGAACCGCAACGGTATTCGAGTTCCCGGGCGCACTCACCGCGAACGAAAAAGAGCACAAAATTACGATTACCCCCAATACAAAGACGATGGAAGCCTGTGTTGCCGAAGGGAACAGCTACACCTGGAAAACGATTTCCGTTGCCGACGCACCTTACAGCTACTGGTATGAATTTCGGGGCGATTCCCTGTTGCTTTACTATATCGACCCCGATGAGGATGACGGCTCTTGGGAAAAACGCGCATACGGTGCAATACTTGTAGGCGGTAAAGATGGAAGTCTCGAAGGAACATGGGAGTTTACCGGCTGCGAGTATACTACGGAAAACCGGAAAATCAAATGCTATGACCCGCTGGACGAACAAACTGCGGTATCGTTCAAGTTTACAGGGAAAAAGGCCGTCAAAATAGAGAGACGCTTCCACGAAAAATACCTTGAAGAACTCGAAGCCGTTAGTTATGTGGATATTCTTATAAGTGGATTGTACGAATCGTTGGCAAGTGTCTACGGTTATGGATATTCTTTAGGCTGGCCTTTTGGATTTTCTTCAGAAGGGGTTATTGAGTATAATAAGAATGCGGCTTCCCGATACAAAGTCGATATTACCGATTCGACCGAAAATAGCCAGACATTCATCATCGGTAAGAAAACCTACACTTTCAAGGTCAACAAGGTCGAGCAGAAACTAGGCGAATATAACGATCTGCTGATGGACATAAGCGCAGAAGTGACAGATGGCACGACCACTTGTAGCGGCTACTATAAAATACAGAATATCGAAAAAGAGCAGTGCAATGCGGAAAATGCTGGCATATTCTATGAAGAAACGGGATACGGGGACAATAACCGCGAGGTCCATTATTCCTATATGTACGTGGACCAGAATGAAGATGAATTCGACAAGTGCATCGATAAAATCGCCGCGAAGACTTTCGATCCCGAAAGTGAATACAGCGATTCCGAAAAATAATTTTGTCAAAAAGATTGCTATATTGGTTGTTGACAAACTAAAATACGGAGAACAAACAATGAAGCATTCCCTGCTTAACGCCCTCGCCATATCGGCAATCGCCACGTCCATGCTGCTCGTCAGTGCATGCGGCGACGATTCATCTTCCAATGCCAGCGGCGGAATTTCGAGAAAGGCCTCGCTCTATGTCGACGAATCGCAGCAACTCCTGGTGATGACTCTCGACAAGCTGACCGAAGATATGTGCGTTGTCGAAGGCGACAACCTTACATGGAAATCCATGGACATTTACGTGAAACCCGACTCCTTGCACTACGAGTTCCACGGTGACACCTTGCTCCTTTTCAGCATTTACCAGGGCAAGCCGGAAAACTACGCCCAGATGCTGACCGGGGGCTCTGCCGGAAACATCTACGGCACATGGACCTATATCGCATGCAGTTTTGAAGCAGACGAAAACGTAACCCAATGTTCCGCCAACAACAAAAAGTACTATCACCGTACCATCACGTTCTCCCATGGATCAGTCGAAGCCGATTATGAATTCCACTTCGACCTCTACCTTGCCGACCACGACGACTACATGAATTCATACTTCATGGCACAGCTTTTCCAGATTCTCGAAGGAAGGTCTTCCGACCTCTACCTGGACGAAGTGATGTACATGGATTCTGCGGAAGTACAGAAACATGCAGAAGATAACGGGATCGTATTCAAGGAAAAGACCAAGACGAACGCGACATTCGAGCTGGGAGGCAAGACGTATACTGTTAGCGCTAAGGTCGACCGCTCCCTGCAGGAATCCGGCTACTACACAGGGAACGACAACAACGAAATCCACGTGGAAGTAAGCGACGGCGCTACAGTCTGCAAAGCGGACTATGTCACACACTACGTCAACAGTTCCTACTGCAAGGCCGAATACTGGGACGACCTCTATTTTGACGATGACTGGGAAGACATCAACCACAACAATTTCACCACCGCCGAAAGGTACAGATACAGCAACTCCGTAACATTCAAGGAATGTATCCAGGGAATCGGCATGAAATTCGACCCCATGGACGGATACAACTTCCCCTCACCCATCGATGGACTCGCCAAGAAGGCCGTACAGGCGGAAACGGACAGCGCCGAACCCCGCCATGAAACCCGCGAAGAAAAATTCTTCCGCAAGTTGATGAAGTACGCGAAATAGCAGGCGCCCCGACGGCACCGTTTCTGAGAGGAGGCCCGAAGGCCTCCTTTTTTTGTAAAAAAATCGGCGCGAATGTAAAATTATCACCCAACCAGTCATAGACGCCGCGAAAAAAGCGTGTATAGAATAGAGGCTCTATGAACAGACACGAATCCATGTTACGCATCGCGGCAAGCTCCGACATCTCGGTTCTGCTCCTCGGCGAATCGGGAAGCGGCAAGGAAGTCGCCGCCCGCTTTGTACATGCCCACAGCAAGCGGGCGGGCGGCCCCTTTGTCGCACTCAACTGCGGCGCGATTGCCAAGGGGCTTGCCGAAAGCATCCTGGAGGGGCACCGCAAGGGGGCGTTCACCGGCGCCACCGAGGAACGCCTCGGAGTGGTACGCTCGGCGGATAGCGGCACGCTCTTTCTCGACGAAATCGGCGAAATGCCGCTCGAAACACAGTGCAAGCTGCTGCGTATTCTGCAGGAACACTCGGTGATGCCGCTCGGCGAAAGTACCTCCATTCCCGTCAACTTCCGCCTGATCTGCGCCACCAACCGCGACCTGCGCGGCGAGGTGCAGGCGGGGCGATTCCGCGAAGACCTCTTCTTTCGTCTGAACGTCTTTCCGATACGCATCCCGCCACTCCGCGAACGCGAAGATTTCGGCAACATCACCGATGAGCTGTGGCGAGAAATCCACGGAATGAAACATCCAGACGCGCCACGCCCAAGTGAATACCCCACCGGAGTTTCCAGGCTATCTGCACGCGAAGTCTCGCTTCTTGCAAGCAGGGAATGGCCCGGCAACGTGCGACAACTCAAGAACATTCTGCAGCGCTATTCGCTGCTTCGTCCTTATGGAATTACCTTGTCTAAAATCCTGGACGAGGAATTCTGCGAGGCGCCCCTGAACCATTCCGCAGCGAGGCCCGCCGCATCCCCAAAAACAGGGGCGCACGAGCATACCGCAGCAAACGACGTCAAAGCCTACTGCGGCTATATCGACTCGCTCTACGAAAAACCGAGGCGCTATTCGGTCTCCCCCACGTGGGACTTAATTTGTACAGAACTTTCACGTAACGACGGCAACAAAAGCATTACCGCGCAAAAGCTAGGAATCAGCCGCGGCTGCCTCAGTTACCAGATCAAGAAGCACAGCAGTTGAAAAGTTAAGTTTCCTAGAAGCGCATGCCGAGTGTCAGGTAGTGGTAGCCGCCGTCAAAGGCTTTTTTCGGGCTGTAGGCGTAGTCGAAACTGACCATGCCGAATATGACGCCAATACCCGCGCTCACGCCATCTTCGGTGTCGGGGCGTGCCGCATAACCGATGCGAAGAGCAAGCGTCTCGTTGTAGTCGAGTTCACCGCCGAAACGCCATTCGGGGTCTTCCATGTCGGCACGGCGGTAGGCGTCGGCAGAAACGTGGAGATCCCAGCGGCTCTGGAACCCGAAAAGCCTTGCAACGGGAACGACACCCGTCACGCCCGCCTGGAGCGCCATCGGGGCGGTCTCGCTTTCACCGTCATAGTCACCCATGTAGCCGAAATTCGTGAGGGTGGCCGCAAAGGCAAAATACTCGTTCACGTGGTAGGCACCACCAATATCGCCGAGGAACGCGAGGGCGGTCTCGTCGTCAATGGTCTGCTGGCTGAAGCGGGCCGTCGCCGCCCAATTGAACACCTTGTTCCTGTTGCCAAGACCCGCCTGGAGCGTCCAGGCGTAGGCACCGTAATCCGATGTCTTGAAGCCTTCTTCGTCACGGCCCTCGATACCGTCGTACCCGAGGAACTCGAAACCCGCCGCGAAAGTGAGCGGAAAATCGAACAGGCTAAACGGGAGCGCCAAATACGCCGTGGTAAAGTCGTCGGCAGTGTATTCGGGGAAGATCACGTGGTTCACGCCCGCCTCGGATTCCTGCACGGCGCCCATGGCAAGCGGATTGCGCGAAATTTCGGAAGCGCTCGTCGCATCCGCGACACCCGCACCCGAAAGGCCAGCGTTACGCGCCGAGACCTGCATCGAAAGGTATTTCATCGAAACGGCGCCCGCATCGACTCCCCAATGCTCCCCGGCAAATACAAGGGAACATGCGGCGAAGGCGATGGCAGCGAAACGTTTCAACATATAGATATAAAATACAAAAAAAGAACTTAGAACTTCGGTTCGGCAAGCTCACCAACCTATAATAAGGTCCTTGAGCTCTACCAACTAACTTCTACGATCTCCAGCCTTCCATGATTTTCATGCAGCCGGCCAGGAGTTCAGCGGAACGCACCTTGTCGTCGGTTTCCACGTAGCAGCGGAATTCCGGGGCGTTTCCGCTCGGGCGCAGGTGCACGATATCGCCGGAATCGAATTCCATGCGGTAACCGTCGGTCTCGTCGATAGAGACGATTTCGCCGTGGAACGGAGCCGGAGTCGAACCGTCCTTGGGCTTGAAGCGGCTGGGCTTCGCGGTGAGGCCACCGAAAAGTTTCTTGCCGAGTTTCTGTTCGCGGATTTCGGCAAGCTTCGCCTTCGACGTCTCGGTCGGGAATTCCTTTAAGCGGTCGCTGAGCGTAAAGCGCTTCGGGAGCTTCTTCAGGAGGTCCACGACGCACATGCGTTCTTCGCGGACACGCACCATCACGGCAATCATCGGGAGGAGCGCATCGCGGGTGGGGAGCGCCTTGAGCGTACGGCTCACGCGCTTTTCAACGCCACCGTCGCGTTCCACGAATTCGCGGGTGAGGTCGGTCTGCAACAGGAATCCGCCGTTCGCCTCGTAACCTGCGACGGAGACGCTCTTGTCCGCTGCATCCACCAGGCTTTCCATGCCGGCGATCACGTAGGGGCTTCCGATGCGGGTACGGCAAATACCCTCAAAGCTGTTCGACTTTTCGAGCGACGTGTTGCAACTCACCGGAGTTGCAATGCGCTTGATGCCAAGCGCCTGGGCAGCGAGGATGCCCAGCACGTCGCCACGCAGCCACATGCCTACATCGTCTGCCAGAAGCGGGCGGTCGCTATCGCCGTCGGTGCTGAAGATGGCATCCACGAAATCCTTGTGCGCAAAGTCGCGTGCCAAGTCCTCGTCTTCCTTGCGAATAGCCTCGGTATCGACCGGAATAAACGTCTCGCTCCTTGCAAAGGGCTTTACCGTTGCGCCCAGACTTTCAAGAACCTTCACCACGATGTCGCGGCCCACGGCGGAATGCTGGTACAC is a window of uncultured Fibrobacter sp. DNA encoding:
- a CDS encoding PorV/PorQ family protein — its product is MLKRFAAIAFAACSLVFAGEHWGVDAGAVSMKYLSMQVSARNAGLSGAGVADATSASEISRNPLAMGAVQESEAGVNHVIFPEYTADDFTTAYLALPFSLFDFPLTFAAGFEFLGYDGIEGRDEEGFKTSDYGAYAWTLQAGLGNRNKVFNWAATARFSQQTIDDETALAFLGDIGGAYHVNEYFAFAATLTNFGYMGDYDGESETAPMALQAGVTGVVPVARLFGFQSRWDLHVSADAYRRADMEDPEWRFGGELDYNETLALRIGYAARPDTEDGVSAGIGVIFGMVSFDYAYSPKKAFDGGYHYLTLGMRF
- a CDS encoding sigma 54-interacting transcriptional regulator, with the translated sequence MNRHESMLRIAASSDISVLLLGESGSGKEVAARFVHAHSKRAGGPFVALNCGAIAKGLAESILEGHRKGAFTGATEERLGVVRSADSGTLFLDEIGEMPLETQCKLLRILQEHSVMPLGESTSIPVNFRLICATNRDLRGEVQAGRFREDLFFRLNVFPIRIPPLREREDFGNITDELWREIHGMKHPDAPRPSEYPTGVSRLSAREVSLLASREWPGNVRQLKNILQRYSLLRPYGITLSKILDEEFCEAPLNHSAARPAASPKTGAHEHTAANDVKAYCGYIDSLYEKPRRYSVSPTWDLICTELSRNDGNKSITAQKLGISRGCLSYQIKKHSS
- a CDS encoding phosphomannomutase, with amino-acid sequence MSVSMQEVMKQSGVAFGTSGARGLVTAMTDRVCYVYARSFIKYCESSYKCEHTIAIAGDLRPSTERILKALVKAGEDSAWKVVYCGRIPSPAIALYGIDKALPTIMVTGSHIPADRNGIKFNHPQGEITKKDEQGIVSQSVDFDEAIFDAKGMLKNAPALPAVETEAEENYVKRYPEFFGTKALQGLTIGVYQHSAVGRDIVVKVLESLGATVKPFARSETFIPVDTEAIRKEDEDLARDFAHKDFVDAIFSTDGDSDRPLLADDVGMWLRGDVLGILAAQALGIKRIATPVSCNTSLEKSNSFEGICRTRIGSPYVIAGMESLVDAADKSVSVAGYEANGGFLLQTDLTREFVERDGGVEKRVSRTLKALPTRDALLPMIAVMVRVREERMCVVDLLKKLPKRFTLSDRLKEFPTETSKAKLAEIREQKLGKKLFGGLTAKPSRFKPKDGSTPAPFHGEIVSIDETDGYRMEFDSGDIVHLRPSGNAPEFRCYVETDDKVRSAELLAGCMKIMEGWRS